In Camelina sativa cultivar DH55 chromosome 17, Cs, whole genome shotgun sequence, the genomic stretch TGAGCCTTAGATGATTTTTCAGAAGATACTACTACACTTGTGATTCAAATAGCTTTGACCAAACTATAGGGATGATAAAGATACAGAAACAAGAGATTAAGACTAGTTTATGCAAGAGCATGGACATTGGTGTCCTCATATTTTTGGTCCCCcaaatttaatagtattattttgaaaggttcttatttttagtatgagcattggtgtctatttgtatttggttccctaatattttgaaagtttaaacaTTAATCGAATTGTACCTTTGGCTATGTACAAACCCAGCCAAAATCGAATTCCATGAAACAATGTTTCTACAAGTGGTCTCATCAAATACTCTAACTCTAAATGCTGAATCAACATCATATCCTTTGGCATACATATCAATAAGTGAATTGCACACAAACACATCTACCAAACCAAGAAACAGAATCTCTCCAAGTCATACAATCAAACTCTCGTATCCCAGAGCTCAAGTCTCCACATTTCATGTAAAAGTCAGCAATCGAGTTCCCCACagaaacaaaagactcaaaCCCTCTCTTCAACAAACTCCCTTGGATACACTTACCTTGAAACAGCCACGAGAGCTTAGCACAAGCTTTGAAATCTCCAGATCTCTGTATCTCTGAATACCCAGTGAGCACTTCCCGCCATCTTCCATAAACGGAAGCTTGCTTAATCTTTGATGACAAAGCTTCTAGCTTTGATCACAAGTGTGATCCCATCAAGTGCATCTAAACTAGTAAAGATCTCAACCAAGACAACGCCAAACCCATAAACATCGCTCTTTACATACAAATGACCTGTTAGAAGCAACCAACATGTTCACATAACCCGTGTTCTGATGAAAACCAAAAGgaccaagaagaagacgagacgTTGTAGTACCTGTAGCAACATACTCTGGAGCTGCGTAACCTTGTGTACCCATAACCCGTGTTGTGATGTGAGATTGACTCGTGGAAGGACCTATGTACCTCAAAGAAAGCAGCAGCAAGGACTTTAGTAATCACAGATCATAAAAGTAACCACATAGCTTGAAGTCGTTTCATTTCCCAAACAAATTTTTACAATCCATCAACAGTTGCATTGCAGCCACGTAAATTTTACAACTTGACAATGTTTCATTTCTGCAGAGAAGCAATGGCTTAATCACAGAAACAACCACAATCTTAGCAAAAACTCATCAGCGAGGACTAGGGTTAATGTAATCTATGAAGCAGGAAACAAAACCACACCCAGATTCACATAAAAACACATCGGTGAGAACTTAGATCCTCAAAGCAACCACATAGCTTAAATTGCCCTAACAAATTCAGATTCCAATTACGGTCCATCAACAAGAACAACGCATCAACATTACATTCTGTTGTATATAACCACAAAATCCACCGGATCTTTGCAAAAAAATGGTAAGGCAGAGCTTTCAAAGCTTACCTTGAGGCGAGTACAGAGAGAGAGGAAATCGATGGCGGAAGAAGCGGAAGAAGTGGGAATCGCCGCGGAATTAGGAGATGGAGGAGGGACGGAACCATCTCCGGGTTGAGTGGAATCGGAAGCCATGTAATGAATCGCACGgataggagaagaagaagaagaagctgcggAGGCAGAGGAGAAAGTGAATCGGAGAGTGGAACGAGTGAAAGAAGGATTTGGTCATCCGAGAGAGAGTGATTTGCAGAAGAAGACTCGATTCACATTCTGTTTTGTGTTAACCCTCGCCTTCGTGATATCGTCGAGGATGTGTATCGCCTTTGTCGTCGCcgttgagagaagaaagaagtcgAACAAAATTTGTCTCgacaaatttttttggtttaaacctAGAGAATTCGACACCCAATCAGAATAGACCACGTGGCGAAGAAGACGGACGAAAAACGTCCTATAATNNNNNNNNNNNNNNNNNNNNNNNNNNNNNNNNNNNNNNNNNNNNNNNNNNNNNNNNNNNNNNNNNNNNNNNNNNNNNNNNNNNNNNNNNNNNNNNNNNNNNNNNNNNNNNNNNNNNNNNNNNNNNNNNNNNNNNNNNNNNNNNNNNNNNNNNNNNNNNNNNNNNNNNNNNNNNNNNNNNNNNNNNNNNNNNNNNNNNNNNNNNNNNNNNNNNNNNNNNNNNNNNNNNNNNNNNNNNNNNNNNNNNNNNNNNNNNNNNNNNNNNNNNNNNNNNNNNNNNNNNNNNNNNNNNNNNNNNNNNNNNNNNNNNNNNNNNNNNNNNNNNNNNNNNNNNNNNNNNNNNNNNNNNNNNNNNNNNNNNNNNNNNNNNNNNNNNNNNNNNNNNNNNNNNNNNNNNNNNNNNNNNNNNNNNNNNNNNNNNNNNNNNNNNNNNNNNTGTATATAACCACAAAATCCACCGGATCTTTGCAAAAAAATGGTAAGGCAGAGCTTTCAAAGCTTACCTTGAGGCGAGTACAGAGAGAGAGGAAATCGATGGCGGAAGAAGCGGAAGAAGTGGGAATCGCCGCGGAATTAGGAGATGGAGGAGGGACGGAACCATCTCCGGGTTGAGTGGAATCGGAAGCCATGTAATGAATCGCACGgataggagaagaagaagaagaagctgcggAGGCAGAGGAGAAAGTGAATCGGAGAGTGGAACGAGTGAAAGAAGGATTTGGTCATCCGAGAGAGAGTGATTTGCAGAAGAAGACTCGATTCACATTCTGTTTTGTGTTAACCCTCGCCTTCGTGATATCGTCGAGGATGTGTATCGCCTTTGTCGTCGCcgttgagagaagaaagaagtcgAACAAAATTTGTCTCgacaaatttttttggtttaaacctAGAGAATTCGACACCCAATCAGAATAGACCACGTGGCGAAGAAGACGGACGAAAAACGTCCTATAATTAGAACCGTTTTTTCGATAATGGGccttttataattaaattaaattcaaaaaaaaccaGGGACGGCCCGAATCGACGGCGTTGCCCATGGTCTAAGAGTGTTTCATATGGTTGTATTTATGTCAtcattgaatttataaaaagtGTCTTTTGCAACTACACttctagaaaatataaattaaaattcataatcatATCACTGCACTCCAACATGTTTTACTAAATAAATTCAATGTGTCATGCATTAGTTTCACGTtacaaaaataactttttttaatcactaaataaacaaatatattatataccaatcattttattttaccatatcatcatatctttttatctaaaaaatctctatatattaatagatttACAACACGCgtcacaaaaaaagaaaagaaaaactcaacGTGTCATACATGAAAATGGCGTTACGAACAACAACTTTTTTGCCTAACtgttaaatacataaataaattatttaccaTTCATTTCATATCACCACTTTCCATATCTTCTTTGTTCAAGTTTAGATCTGTTTCTGTGGGTGTCACCGGAGATAAAAGATAGCAATGGCACCAAAAAGATGTTTGTATGTATTGTTGTCACTAGTTCAACAGAAGATGTTGGCAATTTAGACTGTCTACAacaatttttccaatttttaaacTGTTATAACACTAACACTAGATGGAGATCTAatgtttgtcttttgttttctctttgttaaCGACAGTAGAAGGAAAAGATCTACCAAATCGGTCAGAATAGGTTGCAGATGTTTAAGGACTCCTTCGGTGGGACGGTACGTTCATTAATCTAACTATTAGCCTCTTTCATTCCACAGATTTCCAATTGGTTGTTCTGTTAACTTgttatcgattttttttttttttttcatttttgcgTTGGGCTGGGAGTCTACTTATGACATTCCATATTATGATAAATGGCATATATGTCTGTCATAATTTTGATATGCCATcaccagtgttcaagaaagcgttAGGTGGTATTTGGAGAGTGACCCAGCGCCTAGCGCATAGAGCGTTTAGTCGGGATTTAGACgatttttaggcggtttaggcatttgcaacataaaacattatatataaaaaaatatataaaaatatatgttacaataataaaaaaaattataaattatgaacaaaagtgagaaaatatatttatttaactcatattaacaacatataaatgtttataattacatatacagatataaaacttaataatttaaatatatgtagttaaaaatcaaaaataaatattaaaataaaatttatataattttaaacggTTCAGGCGGTCATCTAAACGTCTGTTGAGCGTCTAGGCGGTCGTCTAGAGTACTTTCTTGAACATTGGCCATCACTCATCACAAAAgcgctttttgtttttgagcaaATAATGTTttaccttaattttttttttgttaaaacaatttaaaggtttacttttaaacaatttttgggAAAATTCGTGTTTGTCTATTACTGTTCCCAtatatgttttacttttacaatagtaaaaaagtttgaccttttttttgttttatattagaCCAATCCAATAACtgagaaagacaaaacaaagattcttttcgagaaaatagaaatagataTGTCCCTAGTTCCCCTAGCCCTAGATTAAGGTTATTTGAAACAGGAGATAGAGTTTTTCTAGAGGAGGTTATGATGTGTTGTAAACACGTATTTTCATATTACATGTgttaataaaacggaagtacataacgttgttttgtaaactatataattttaataagttggttacaaataggttatagattaattggttataagctaaatagtgggtgcaaccttagttttattattagagcacgttgtttccaaaaaatgtaaagaaaaaaaatttaaagaatcatttaatatcatctaacttaccatattaatttcttttattaaattattcatcaaataaaatcctttgatatctaacttaacatattaatttgttaattatcattatatttcacctctcatttttatatatgagtctattttgtgaaacaaataattatcatattatttattataattaaaaatagttttatttccagatatacataagttgaatttttaaaaacaaaaataaaattttcaatctataaaatattcaagctttagtaatattattccttaaaaataatatctattgaattaaaaattttactgagtaacggtcaaaattttaatatttaaattcgATTTcctattttttgttgaattttataattttatataattttaaataatttattttgaaatattttaaaaatattgaaacttaatataaaagttagaaactataaacactttaaattgatttgttatagcaatgttaataatatgtcactataatagaaaagaatttcaagaaaccaagtatattaaaacaaaaagtaaaacaatatattaaattactcataatataataactcactttttaaaaatcaaatttacaaaattatgtcttataaagatattcaagtcatgatgtagaatatacattgttgaaataacttcacatacataaactaatacaacatattaaaattttattttaaaatataaaatatacaaacttttgtataaaataacatttaaccagtgttatagtaCGGATAcatatctagaatcattaacaatatacaacttacaaaatatgtatctttTTCATGCCATTATATTTaccatatgattttattgcataatgttttatccaaaaaacttttaaatacaatcacataaattatattttatataaaaattacaatacaaataaaatgaatttcaacccgtgctctagcatgAACCtagtaaaactattattttACCAATAAGAGTGAATGACATATGATAGTCAAAAAATTTGAGTCAATAGTCACAGAAGCCTAATATACAGGTTAAACACTAATATACAGGTTAAACAATAGAAACGTTGAAAGTAGTAATGTAAGAGACGCTTTTATGACTAATAATGGAAGAAAATAGTTAATACAAATTAtgtaattgaagaaaaaatctAAAGGTACTCgtctaaataattaattatgtaaaaacaaaatttaattacataaaCTTTCACagatttcttttaatttaatattcatgtctcttaattttgtttctttttgttttaacttttcttaGTTCGTCCATAGACCATATTTAGTATAGGCTTTTGTGATTACCAATTAAAATGTTTAGACATGTGTCATCTACTCTGCTGGTatgatacaatatttttttgtcgtccgtataataaataataatagctATCTTTTACACAGgcaatttatgaaaatatatgtgTATACAACATTACAACTCATCAGAGGCTCTTCTGATTGGTCaattttaagatataaaaaagtttataacaTGGTAAAACATAAATGGGAAAATTAATAGGCAAATATCACCTTCCTTTTTTATAGGTTCACTAGACCAACCAACAAATGACacataataaaatgaaaacttcTTTTGATATAAATCTTCTTATTTAGAAACCTCTTTTTATAGCTATATTTTTCCTTAAAacttatttgtatttttctgtaACAATCtttctataatttgtttttatatcaaaaagtaCCTTTCTATAATTTGTTGTAACATATTTTGTGGACCTagtccaaaaaaaatcaaagttagaAACTCTATATAACATTTTACCCATCTAGTTTCTAAAACCACACAAatcttcctctccttcttcttcatattttttttttttttcaccatgGGTAGAAGAAAAGTAACACACCAATTGATAGCTGACAACGCCACTCGGCGTGTTACATTTCGTAAACGCAAAGATGGTTTATTGAAAAAGATCAACGAATTGACCATTCTGTGTGGTTTACCCGCTTGTGCCATCATCTACAGCGAGTACAAGGATGGTCCTGAGCTCTGGCCAAACGTTAACGAGGTTCGTTCTCTTCTTGACAGGTTAAGCGAGCTTCCGGTGGAGAAACAGACCAAATACATGATGGACCAGAAGgatctgatgaagaagatgatccaggACGCTGAGAAGaggttggagaaggagaagtgGTATACTCGTGCGATGAAACTTGGGATAATGGCTTCGACTAGTGATCTAACCACCGATACTGATTGTTCTGAGGAACTGGCAAAAGCAGCCGAGGTGGTTGACAAGAAGCTCAAAGCCATCAGAGAGAGAATCAAGGCTGTGGAAGCAGGAGCCCCCATCATCAAGAGAGATTAGCcttatcaaataattatttcttatcATATCTATTAATGTCATCGTTTTTAACTGTTTTCATATTAAGATGGTTTGGATTAATGGTGTTGAGATTTATGTTCTATGATTTGCTTTTGCATTCTTAAGAAGGATTTGGAGAATTATATAAATCTCTTTGGTCTCGTGTGATGTTCAAATAAAATGGACACCATATGTATTTTGGTTTATGACCagatttgttatatatttcgGAAGATTTTCTTCCTTATATGTTtgctattttaatttaattttctgattttttcagTCCACCCAATAGTGCTTTATATTTGATAGAAAATCATCTGTCTTATTTCTTACCAAGAAAAAAAGTATTCTCTATTATCTTCTACGACAATTGATTGATTATATTGTAGTgtagaaaattaataattaatttgttttcacaaaaaaaaaaaaaaaaaaagaagaagattgtcaATCGATTTTACCCAATTCTATAAATAAACtgtttaaatcaataaaaaatgaTTCTCAACATTTTGCACGATgcaaacaaattgaaaaaactaatgaagacaattatagtttatttatttaaatgctAAAATATTGGTCATTTGTTTAAATAAGTCAAATGtagatataatattaataaatattttaatatttttcaaaaacttatgTCTTTGTAACTGTCAAATTATTGTTAAATAAGTTTCATTTTAATTTGCAACAGTCTTAATTAATAGTTTGACCAGAAAAGACAAAATTTGttatgtaattattatattctgtcataattttttttttgtcataaattAGTGACCTTTtatttaaatgtatattttaagtcctttttataaaggaaatatctaaatatttatctttgttATCTTATCTAAATGCAATATTTCCTCCAACTATGTATATATAGGCACActaaattgaaaacttttactTAAATCTATTTCTAATATTGATttccaatattattaatatattaaattttatgccCTTCACTTCATTATTCTACATGGTTCATTTATAAGGAAATGaatttataagaaattatatTCATTGAAgattattacaataatatttatatatacaggttataaaaactaaagatttcgtttttgtttagattatgactaataacagaaaatatataataaaaattatgtattcaagtagtaattatgtaaaattatgCTAGCACAGTATTGgtttcttatgtatatatagagactCTAGAAAAAGGATTTGGGAGTCTACAAAaagtattttagttattaaaaaactattttacatTAAGAATCCGAGATAATTTACTTTACATGCATCAtcatacaacaaaaacaaagaatctaGATGTTTTGAACTTGTTGCTCCAATTGCACCATAAACAAGAATCTAGGAAGTGATGGGAACTTCCAGATACACTCTCCTTTCATTCTACCAATTACCAAGGGTCCAAGGGATAATTCAAAACATGGAGAGAGATATTAtgtaaaacaaacatttaactATTCTTCACCCCATCCTCGTCCATCTTCTCTCTATTCTTCTTACCGATGGTTTTAGCCGCTGTTTCACTTGACTCTGACTCTGACTCTGACGTGTCAAGTCCTCTTCCATCTTCCTTTTCAGCTTTTATCCGCTCAAACATTGCCTGTTTCACAACACAGAAATCAATATTATGTTGCATAAAcctaataataatttcattcacatctaaaaaaaaaaaaccaattttgtcAAAATCTAATACATATAGGACTTATTGGTTCTTCTATTTAAATTGATCTAACAAACTCATTCTATTTTTAAGCATTCCATCATCAGCGAAGACTAATTGCTTGcaaacatattttaaagtacgaaaatttcattttttattgtaaaaaccaaaaacaaggaATTAGGAGCAAATAACCTTGGTGACTCGTGGGTCAACAAATGAGGCATTAGCTTCGACCATCAAGATCGAGGACAAGAGGTTAACGGCTTGCCACATATCCACCGCATCGGTAAAAACCTTCC encodes the following:
- the LOC104756604 gene encoding uncharacterized protein LOC104756604 isoform X1 produces the protein MAPKRCFRRKRSTKSVRIGCRCLRTPSVGRLSELPVEKQTKYMMDQKDLMKKMIQDAEKRLEKEKWYTRAMKLGIMASTSDLTTDTDCSEELAKAAEVVDKKLKAIRERIKAVEAGAPIIKRD
- the LOC104756604 gene encoding uncharacterized protein LOC104756604 isoform X2, translating into MAPKRCLRKRSTKSVRIGCRCLRTPSVGRLSELPVEKQTKYMMDQKDLMKKMIQDAEKRLEKEKWYTRAMKLGIMASTSDLTTDTDCSEELAKAAEVVDKKLKAIRERIKAVEAGAPIIKRD